In one window of Desulfonatronum thioautotrophicum DNA:
- a CDS encoding helix-turn-helix domain-containing protein: MEKQIVNGHEILIGSENIFADLGLPDAEKLKLKSELVVKIIQAIRRHGLTQEQAATKMGLTQPRVSEMMRGNLAKFSERKLMDCLNRLGYDIEIRVKPATSPVGHFQLAFE; this comes from the coding sequence ATGGAAAAACAAATCGTGAATGGCCATGAAATCCTGATCGGCTCGGAGAACATCTTTGCGGATCTCGGTTTGCCCGATGCGGAGAAACTGAAACTGAAATCGGAACTTGTCGTCAAAATTATCCAGGCAATTCGTCGTCACGGGCTGACCCAGGAACAGGCGGCCACGAAAATGGGGCTCACGCAACCCAGGGTTTCAGAAATGATGCGCGGCAATCTGGCCAAATTTTCGGAACGAAAATTGATGGATTGCCTGAACCGTCTGGGCTATGACATTGAAATCCGGGTCAAGCCCGCCACGTCGCCTGTAGGGCATTTCCAGCTCGCATTCGAATAG